The Bactrocera dorsalis isolate Fly_Bdor chromosome 2, ASM2337382v1, whole genome shotgun sequence region CATACATAGCATTTTTGCTTACCTCACACCTGTGCCCACAATAATTCAAAGCTGTCTTATCAGGCAATCacatctacacatacatataagcgtatatttataatatcccaaattttctaaaaccaACAATAATATTATGTACAATTATATAATCAGCCTGCTGAAAATTTTATCCAGGTGCAAATCATTAAatcatataaagaaataaaaagctttaatgaattaaattggattttttttattttaattaattataaacttaCAATCTGCTTTAGTGCTAGTAAagggtattttttttaaacgtgttttGCCATTTCAGGATAAACAGGCTTACTTCGGAACAACGTTCGATGAATGGACCCGAAACGAGATGGTTATTGATTCCGACTTTgataagaaaattttgaaaacaacaacCTTTTCACACtaaatgtttaattttctcATGAAAATTCTATTCaaaatttgggaaaaaatataaagttgaCCTTTCAAGCGAGCAAGTTTGTGGTCTTTAAGTGCACCTAGTATAATATGGATGGAGCAGTAGCAgttaaagttatttatttacaattaaggTTTTGAAGCTATTTCTAGAACAGGAAAGAGTCAACGAGTCTTTTAGCTCTTTAATGCCACTTCTCATACTTTTGAACGGTAATTTTTCCCCTTCTTTCAAGTAATAtgataattgaaatatataatcaTTCAATAAGTACTGCTTGAATTattcaaagaaattatatttgagaaatatacaaatatttataaatcagacattattaaaaatgtttcaagTGGTCCCCGAAATACTGAGTATATTCTAGATCAAgggtaatttttaataaactgaaaaattatgttaaaccACACCTATCTATTGTTTCTTaagtcaaaaaattaaatcaacacGACAGCAGTAATACGTATTTATAATAACATGCCTATTAAGAAAAACCTTTTTTTAtctgcaattaaaatttttataatttcgagTTGTGCTAATTTTATGTTTGGTGTGAAATAGCCATATAAATCGATCAGTTTTTAATGCCACGTGTTATTCGATTTTAAGTACCAATTTtcctataaaatacaaaacatggTTCGAGTAAAACACATTTGTGATCTTTTCTTCGCCTAAACACGACGTGTAGTTTCGATAGTAATTAGAAATGGTGACTCCGGAGTTTGCTCTTTTAACCATTTGCGCTGTATGCGCTTTCTTTTCACTACCAAATGAGGTAAAATTGTTAAACAGttgtatttaagcaaaaaattttacaaattaattaatattattttatatcttcccatttttttatttcttaattttcaattaatttagtCGTTAGCTTTTGGTGAAGCTACTACGCTCAGTGGTGACGAATTGACAGCTGGTGTAAGTACTCTTGAGACGGCTTTGAGCAAATTGAGTACTGGAGATGGTCCCAGTTATACGTAAGTTTTCcaaatgctttaaaaataaaacaaatatccTTACTTTTGTTTTCTAATCAATGGTATACAAACCGTTACTTATGTTTCTAATtgataattatttacaaaatatgctTTTCTTCTTTGTTTAAACTGAAAACTAGGATTTCAAAGGTGAATTCAGCCACCAAGCAAGTAGTATCCGGAATTACATACAGGTATAATGTGGATCTCACTGATGGAGATAAGAATGTTAATTGCAATGTTCAAGTCTGGTCGCGACAGTGGTTGAAAAACGGCAATCAAGTTACCATCGATTGCAGTGGTGCAAATGCGATTAAGTTCAATTATTAAAACTATGAAATATGCTGGAAAACGCTAGCatacatttcttttaaattagcAAATAAAACTAATCTCTCTTTTGAAGCAATCTCAAATATGTCTTTGAATTGATTCGTTTACATATCTTATAAGTTAATGATTAATGTAATTACGTGGCAATTATAAGAGAGCGGGACCGcgccaatttttaaaaaattttaaatgttatatTACCAAATAACAGTTTCCCATGGTCTAATTCTGCTCTTCTGCAATACCAACCCACTTTGGACGCCAAGGCATACGTGTACCATGTCGTGATacgaaaccaaaaatatatacatacatatgtatatattacaagTGGTTGTAGTGAGAACGATTCAAGTTTTCAGCCTTGCTGCGCAATAGCCTTCACAATCATCCGTTCGCAAAATAAGCCGTGCAACCACACGTAAGTTCTGAAATATCACTTCGCAGTTTTGACATTCCCTAATAAAATTTACGAGTAGAACAGTCAACTAAGTAGATTTTGtaattcaacaaatttattttgtctgCATAATACCATTGGAACCACACTGATTCAATTATCTTAATTCGTCTAAAGGACAATGAAATCACTTATCTCAGTTAAatgtatttaagtaaataagtaaaattaaagtaTTTCTTCTTGTGGGTTTCTTCGATTGTTAACGTTTGGTTTATATTGTCCTCGGTAGCTTAAAGCtgagcaaataaattaaacctTGAACTACTATTGGGTGGTTCGCTAAAAATTAGTTCAAGTAGTTTTCAAAGTCCTGATTCGAGTTGAAGGTTCCAAAAAATATTGCGCACAGCGGAACAAGTAATAGTGCGAAGGTCTTCAGAATAAGGTGAGTGCGGTAGCACATTCCACTTAAGCTACAAAAGCTTTTGACCAGTCTACAAATTTATATGTGGTTTCTCATTATCCAGGTGGAACCCGACACCTTTCGTACTAATCAATAATGGGTTCTTTTATTTGAGTGCATCACTCAATTTGTTCAATTTATCACAACACACTTCAAAATTAATCGTGTATTGTCGGGCAAAAGCTCAAAATAAACGGTCCCCTGAAATGCGTCCAAACACACGACTTACATCGACcaatccaatttttttatacacaccCTCTTCAAGAATCCTTCTAGTATGTGGTGCATCTTCAAGATCAAAATTTCTGgaacgaaattttgaaaactaattTTGATATTGGCATTAGATCACCACATATTCTCCCTACACCTCAGGTAACTTTCGGCTGTTTTCGATCTTACATCATCGATAGGATACCAAACAAAACCTAttcaaaataaacaagtaagggctaatttcgggtgtaaccaaacattttgtactcttaCAACTTGGAAGAATCAAAGCCTTAAGGTATAAAATGATATGCAGAGGATGGCCAACATGTtcgacataaggtttgttagaaaaacgaaaatggaCATGGGGGTTGGGGGTTGGGGAAATATTTACCCgatttatctattaactattatcacgCCGCATACTTAAAACTGTTCCCGGGGTTTCTTTAAGGTACCTTACAGACAattaccaatcatatggagcaaagtcagccggatgttcgagaATATTAATATGTCATATTATGTGTTCGGctaattctatttattttagacacaaagacACTCTTATGAGTGAAATTCGTTATCTAATTTTCacaagtcaactatagataggtccacatattcagtaccTAAGGGTCTGAACAGCTTTGCTTGGCAAATTTTTGGTCATTGCATACTTTAGAGAAATTAatagtgaaaaattttatacttttgattctttcaccatccagtatacaaatcaagcacCAACAAATGTATTGGGATTATAATTTGCTCGAAAGGTACCTATAAGATATTATGACTAAAAGTTGTCAAAATCGGACTTAAACTGTCCCATAGCGTAatcttttaacaaaaatattggtcaatctatttttttattgaaattgaatttttgtagaCTTTGACaggataataataaaattttttgctgaCAGTAACACAGCACTAACTTATAAAGTATGCATAAAAATCTTAATTCAAACACACATTTGAGATTGCTTTAAAAGAGGGATTAGTTTTATTTGCTAGTTTAAAAGAAATGTATGCCAGCGTTTTCCAGCATATTTCATAGTTTCAATAACTGAACTTAACCACATTTGCACCACTGCAATCGATGGTAACTTGATTGCCGTTTTCCAACCACTGTCGCGACCAGATTTGAACATTGCAATTCTTAACATTCTTATCTCCACCAGTGAGATCCACATTATACCTGTATGTAATGCCGGACACTACTTGCTTACTGACTGAGTTCACCTTTGAAATCCTAGTTTTCAGTTTAAATACAATACAAAGaagaaaagcattttttgtaaATGATTATCAATGAGAAATATAAGGAACGGTTTGGACAccatataatagaaaataaaagtaaggatgtttgatttattttcaaagCGTTTAGGGAACTTACGTATAACTGGGCCCATCTCCAGTACTCAATTTGCTCAAAGCCGTCTCAAGAGTACCAACAGCAGCTGCCAATTCGTCACCACTGAGCGCGGTAGCTTCACCAAAAGCTAACGactaaattaattgaaaattgaaaaaataataattgtgaagatacatataaaataatattaattaatttgtataattttcttcTCAAATAtaacagttttacaattttaccTCATTTGGTAGTGAAAAGAAAGCGCATACAGCGCAAATAGTTAAAAGAGCAAACTTCAGAGTCACCATTTCTAATTACTATCGAAACTACACGTCGTGTTTAGGCGAAGAAAAGATCACAAATGTGTTTTACTCGAAGCATGTCTTGTATTTTATAGGAAAGTTGGTACTTAAAATCGCATAACACGTGGAATAAAAACCttatatgtttaaacacaaaaGTGGCAGAACtcgaaattctaaaatttttgattgCGGGTAAAAAAGTTATTCTTAATATGGATAGTAGAATCAATGAGTATAACTGTTGTCGTATTGATTTAATTTTGTGActtaataaacaataattagGTGTGAATGGACATAACTTTTCAGttgataagaaatatttaagttaGACCTTGATTTGGATTGTACTCAGTATCTAGAGCACCACTTGAAATAATTCGAAAGGATGTTGGTTtggtaataaatatttgtgtatttcccaaataaacatttttggaGTAATTTAAGTTCTACCTTTTGAATGACTAAATATTTCAGTTATCATATTGCTTACTAAAAAGGGAACAAAACTTTCGGTTCAAAAATATGAGAAGCAGATTAAAGAGCTAAAAGATTCGTTGACTTTACGCTGTTCTAAATAGTAAAAGCTTCAAAActttaattgtaaataaataactttaacTGCTACTGCTGCATCCATATTATAAGTGCACTTAAAGATCACAAACTTGCTTGGCTGAAATGTGAACTTTACACTTTTTTCCAAATCTCCCATAGAATTTTccagagaaaataaaatatctagCATGCAAACgttgttgttttcataattttcttgtCAAAATTGAGATCGATGGCCATCTCGTTTTGGACCAATTCACCGAACGTTGTTCCTAAGTAGGCCAGTTCATCCTTAAATGGCGAACCACGTCTAAAAAACACTCTTTACAACGTCTAAGGCAgattttagttttgttattaTGGAAATGTTCGAATTGCTGGAGCCTTAATTAAGgcaactaaaaaaaattccgatttaatacattaaagtttattatttcCACATATGAGGTAATAGTTTGTACCTCGAAAAAGTTTTCTGCGGCCATATTATATAATTGTACATAATATTATTGTtggttttagaaaatttaagatattgtaaatatatgtacgcttatatgtatgtgtagatgtGGTTGCCTGATAAGACAGCTTTGAATTATTGTGGGCACAGGTGTGAGGTTGGGAAAATAGCtatgtatgaatgtttgtattatatttgctttatagGTTTGCTTTAGTTGCCATATGACAATTGAAGAATTTGTTTCCGTTAGAACTGCCGtttgttatttaaataacaatattgatttttttgagcTAGCTGGAAAAACCTGTGATAACAAAGTCAAATATTAATATGGATCGGATGGAAACTTGttttaaacacatatgtatgtatgtatagtatattaggGAGTCCGTTATTTCcttgttgatttttttgctgTCAACCACTGAAGTGTCagttttatcttaaaaaaaaaaaaaatacaaaacaagctcttagttttttatttaaacggtCTTAAaagcatattatttttttgcatttctataaatataattttttactgtttACATCCAAAACAAGAACACAAAATGTTGGCATTACACAGAAAGTCTCTTTGATTTTTccatttaaaaagtaaaattactaCAGTAGTTTGCCAAGGCGTTAAACTTATCATATTAGttgagataaaatatttttctaattccttcaaaattttaattgttgtgCAGAACGCTTTGCCATTTCACTAAGgttgctttaaaatatttctccTTTTGGGGTTAAATGTTTCCTATATAAactatatgt contains the following coding sequences:
- the LOC105231073 gene encoding sarcocystatin-A isoform X4, with protein sequence MVTLKFALLTICAVCAFFSLPNESLAFGEATALSGDELAAAVGTLETALSKLSTGDGPSYTISKVNSVSKQVVSGITYRYNVDLTDGDKNVNCNVQIWSRQWLKNGNQVTIDCSGANAVKFNY
- the LOC105231072 gene encoding sarcocystatin-A-like, with the protein product MVTPEFALLTICAVCAFFSLPNESLAFGEATTLSGDELTAGVSTLETALSKLSTGDGPSYTISKVNSATKQVVSGITYRYNVDLTDGDKNVNCNVQVWSRQWLKNGNQVTIDCSGANAIKFNY
- the LOC105231073 gene encoding sarcocystatin-A isoform X1, coding for MVTLKFALLTICAVCAFFSLPNESLAFGEATALSGDELAAAVGTLETALSKLSTGDGPSYTISKVNSVSKQVVSGITYRYNVDLTGGDKNVKNCNVQIWSRQWLENGNQVTIDCSGANVVKFSY